The following nucleotide sequence is from Ailuropoda melanoleuca isolate Jingjing chromosome 12, ASM200744v2, whole genome shotgun sequence.
GCCTCCCGAGCTTGCAGTGTGGGCCAGTGTAACGTAGGAACTGAACTTTCAGCGATACTTAATTTTAACTGACTTGAGCCGAACGGCTCACAGAGCTTCACTGGGGGCTCAGCGTGCATAACCCCAGCTGGACCTGCCCATTGGCCCTAAAGGTTCAGATCATTATTCTAGCCACTgtggagaggaaactgaggcctggggaggttAGGACATAGCCCCGGCCCCAGACCAAGCAGAGTGAGCAGGGGTGAGTGGTCGggacccactccccaccccaacaccGGGCAGGGCTAGACAGAGACTATGAGTGACCCGGCCCTTCCTCCCTAAGACTCACCGCCAGGTAGGCCAGAGCAGGGGTTCCATTGAGACAGATCTCCATTGGTGTCTCTTGATTGTAGCGGGTGTCATAGGGCCGGGGCCAGGTGGCTGGGATGGagctgcctggctggcccaggtACCAATAGGCCTCGAAGATCTTGGTCAGGTCCCGAGCTAGGCAGCTACAGTTGTACATGACCACTCCCAGCTCCTTGACCTGTGGGAGGGCGGTGCTGAGCCTCAGGGTGGTGGCCTGGCGCCCACAGGTGACATGAACACCCACAGTCCCCCTCCCCGCTCCTGTCCCTTGCCCCTCAATCTCCCCATCTATCTGCCCCTCAGTCctccgtccccccaccccctgccaccaccactggAACTGAAGTCCCGGGATGGGCATGAACTTGACTCAAGGCTAAAATCTTGACAAGTTTTGGTAAAAATCATTTGGTTTTCCAAAGGGCCAGCTTTCCTGAACCTTCGAGTATGCTGTTGCTTCTACCCTCCACAGAACAAGCTCCTACTCATTCTTAGGTCTCGGCTGacagcctcctcctccaggaagcctctctTGACTGCCCCAATTGTGTCAGGCATTCCTCTAGACTTTCACAGTCCCTTGGctttccctcatttctctttctggtgaCACCGGACTGGGAAGACAGGCACTGGGGATGTCTCAGCCATGGCTGTGTCTTTACCATCTCCTCACAAGAGTTGGTAAAATTAGGGGCTTGGGAAATATTTGTTAAGTCAATAAACGATCACTGCCTAAGCTGTACCTTCTTTCCTGTCTTGTGCTATTCCTGGCAGATCCTTCAGTTGTCATATGAGTTGTCACCTCTTTCGGAAGACCTTCCCTGATACTCTGGCCTAGGTCCCCCATCCTGGCCCTGACCCTCTGGGTTGCCACTGCCTGGTGACCAGCCTGTCACCGCACTGGACTGGCAGTTCCCAGGGGTCCATCGCTTACCACCATGTTCCCAGCATCACCCAGGACAGGCCTGGGCTTAGAGCAGGCACTCAAGGAACTGAATAATGAAGGGCCAATCAGTGGACAGGGCCTTGAATGCCCTGCAGAGGGGCTGGCAGCTGTCATCGGGGATCAGAGCAAACCCCAGGCTtccacgagcagggggaaggcagTGAGGGCTGGATTTGGGGGATGCACCCCAAAGAGATGCAAGTCGCCATACTCCCGTAGAAACAGCTGAGTCATCAGGGCACCGAAGCCCACAACCGCCAGGATGAGGACCAGCAGGACCCAACGGGCTTTCTGTGGGGAGGAGGCGGCAATGAGCCAGCCCACGGCGGGCGGCTCAGCCCATGGCGGAGGTAGGAAGGAAACCACCACAGAGACTGGCCAGAGAAGACTCTGGGATTGAAGAGGGGTGCGGTTGGAGGCTGGGTGccctgtggggcagggagccGCCCGGGAGGGCGGGTGGGCAGGGTGCAGGCAGACCTGGGTCAGGGAGCGCCAGTCCATGTTGGCACTGCCGATATAGAAGTGGGTCTGGTCCACCACCCAGAACTTGGTGTGCAGAACGCCGTGGGTCAGCTTCTGCATATCCACCATGCGCACCTGGGCACCTGTGACAAACAGCTGGTCAGGAGCCGGCGCGGGCAGCCCCGGGCCCAGCCCGCCCCCGGCCGCCCGGCTAGCTCACCACTTTGCAGCAGGGCCTGCAGGTCGGCCTGTGGCTGGGGCCCATTGGGCTTGCTCACAGTAATGCGGACCTTCACACCTTGAGGGGCCAGGGTCTGCAGCTGCCGGAGGACCTCCTCACCCTGCAGAGAGGGGACAGCCTCTGAGGCCAGCTCTCCCACCCCAGGCAGCCCTCCCCAAAGGCTGTTTTCGTCTTGGGTCTCAATGTGCGATCAGGAGTGAACAGGTTTTCCATTCGCCAGCACGCCGAGGGATGGCTTTATAGGCTAAGCTATGAAAACCTTTCATCTGTTTTAATTACCAGTGCTCTCGGCCCTGCCAGGGCCTCCCTGCCACTCCTGTCCTGCCAGGGATCTTCCCAAGATCCTGCCTTGGAAGTATCACTGCCTGGCACTGCAGGGGCCTCCAAGCACCTTGCAGGATGTTGGGGGGGGATGGCACAGGCTGGGGGTCCAGGAAGGTATGGGTGAGGCTTGATGATGCCAACAACGGCCAAGGATTCCCTGTCTCCTACTGTGAGCCGGGCCCCACTCCAAGCCCCTTCACATCTGAACTCACCGATTTCTCACCACTCTCATGGATGAGGCAGGGCTGAGTATAATCCCCGAGGTGTGGAGGAGAAAACCGGGCACTGGAGAACTCAGGGGTGACGTGGGATTTGAAACCACATCACTGGCCTCCTATGGCTGTGCTCTGTGCTTTGAGCCACTGCAATGGGAGCCAGCGGGGACTGGGTGCTCATATCATTTTTAacttctgtaattattttttttcaggtggTGCTCGGGGAGCCCAATggttttaataaatgttaagcTCACTTCTCACAAAAAGAGGCAgcggggggaggaaaaaagaagggacAGATTCAGTGTGTTTTAAGGAAGGggttagttttctgttttttttttttttttttttaaagattttattcatttattcgacagagagagagacagccagcgagagagggaacacaagcagggggagtgggagaggaagaagcaggctcataacggaggagcctgatgtggggctcgatcccataactccgggatcacgccctgggccaaaggcagacgcttaaccgctgtgccacccaggcgcccctgtgttttttaaaagtatgcctGCACACCGTAAGGAGGACGTAAAGCGAACGCTTGGACAGGGCTGGCTGTGTCAGACGCTGTGCAGTCATCTGCATGGATGTGCCTGTTTTCGTCTTGGAAGGGCAACTGCTATCTATTGGCCCCATtctacagatcaggaaactgagggctGAGGGGGTGaggtgacctgcccaaggtcatacagctgggCAGTGACAGGCTGGCTTGAGGTTGGGCTGTTACTCACTCtgctccttccatttctttgtgtgacTGGGTTTGGGGCAGCTTGTGGGCGAGCGACATCTGTCCGCCTAATCCCTTGTAAGCGAACGCACACCCTGACATTCAGAGGCCTCCAGATGACCGTGACAAAGGCCCCCGGTCCAGagggccatgtgaagacaggTGCTCCAACCCGCTGTGTGAGACATGCCCACCTGTCTCCTGGGCTGCAAGGGAACCCCCTTCACCACCCCACCTTCACCCCCCATGCTTCCCAGGTACCTGCTGGGCAGAGGGCTCCTGAGTGTGGGTGTCATTGTTGGTGAGGGTCCAGTAGAAGGAGGCGATGTCCAGACTGCTGTGGGCACCGGCGAGCAggcccagccaggcctggctggTGGAGGGGTTGCCCGTGGAGGCATTGGGGAAGTCCAGACCCTCGGGAATGCTCTCCACCAGCACTGCTCTGGGGGACGGGGGGGCGGGCAGTGGTATCAGCCACAGGGGGCCAGAGACAACCGGCTGGAATGTGAGTGCTTACCTGTCTGCCCACTGAGGTTGGAAGACTGTGTGCGCCTGTACTCACaattctctgtgtgtctgtgcgttTGTCTGTCTAGACGTGCAGAAGGAAAACTGTGTATGtagatatctgtgtgtgtgtgtgcgcgtgtatgtgtatgtgtatctgtcCACAGATGTGACGGAAGATGCcatgtgtgtccgtgtgtgcCTGTCGATAGATCCAGACAGAAGATGATGCTGTGGCTATCATGGGAACGGCGTTGGGGATGGAGGGAAGACCCTGTGATGGTGCACTTGGTGTCTGTGATCACCTCAGTCTGTCACAGGTAGTGGGTGGGGCTCAGTGCAGGCCCTGCTCAGTGTGTAAGTGTCCGTGCGTGGCCTGGCAGGGCTCCTCCCCGCACCCTCCGACACCCCCCTCCTCAACTTACTCGCAGGGGTCATAGCAGGGGGCTGGGCGCTGGTTGGGCCCAAAGAGATGCAAGTCGCCGTATTCCCAGAGAAACAGCTGAGTCATCAGGGCACCGAAGCCCACAACCGCCAGGATGAGGACCAGCAGGACCCAACGGGCTttctgtggggaggaggaggcagcgaTGAGCCAGCCCATGGCGGGCAGCCCGGCCCACGCTGAAGACAGGCTGAGGGTGGTGGTGAACTCCTACCTTCTCTGCAGCCTTCCAAGCCTCGATCTCATTCATGGGCAGCTCACTGGCAGGCTCCTCCGCAGGCACCTtcagctgggggatggggatggtaGAGGGGGTGAAAGGGCAGCTTGGCGGGCATCTGCCCTCCACTGCGCCCAGCCCCATCCCACTGGGCCCCAGATCCACCTACCTCCTGGTACATCAGTTTAGGCTTCATCTTGCCAGGCAGCCAGGGGATATGCCGAGCCCAGGCAGGAAAGTGGGTGTGTCAGGGTCTCCAAACTGTAGGGAACAAAAGCTGGGACTGTGGGGGTGTTCTGGGCCTTAGGGGAACACCAGGGGAAGCAGATTAGTCTTGGGCTCACGAGATCCATTGGGTCTCCCTGTCCGCGATCACGGGGGCCAGTAGCATGGGGCCCGTCACCCCCAAAAGGAGGAAGCTGACCGCTGGTCAGCAGGAATTTCGAAATCCCTCAGGGTCTAACGCCTAGCTTTCTTCCCATCGGTCTATGCTGCCCACCCTGCCGCCCTGAACGCCCACCCTGCCCCCCTGAGCGCCCACACTGCTCCTCATTAATGGTCACGTTGCCCCCCATTAGCGtcttcccttctctgagctcTAATCTAGACATTCCCCAAAAGACAACTCTGGATGGGGTCAGCGGAGCCCCAAATCTTTGCCTGGCTTTTCGCAACCCGGAGACCACCCAGGGAGCACTTTCCAGGTGGCTCCTCTGCCATCACCCTCAGGTACCCACCGGACAGCTCAAGCTGGGAGCCCGGGACTATCGGGGCCTCACCGCCAGTCCCCAGCCCATCCCCCTGGCCATTCTCCTCCACCTTACCCCGGAGAGGACTCGGCCTGACTCCGCAGGCGGCAGCTGCTACCTCCGCGGGGCCCCAGCTACTGCCCCAACAGGCTGAGCAGGGGCGGGAGGAAGAAGGGGGCGGGCCCAGACTGGGCTCCGCCCACTGCAGCGGGGAGTCTGCGCACTGCGCAGGCCGCCCCGGCTCACCGCAGGGAGAAGGGGGGCCGGGGTCCCCTAGATACGGTCCCGCCAACCTGGCCTGGGTGGGTGGAGTACATGGTTGGGGGATGGGCTTTGccacccccccatccctccaGAGCCCCAGTGTGGGGTAGGGAAGCCCCGCAGGTAAAGAGAAAAAGGCACCCCACATCTTTCTTCTCCACAAACCTTGTGAATTTTTGTACCATGGGCATGTGTTAACctagtcaaaaataaataaaattaattgttaAAAGACGTATAAAAtgaatgtcaactatactcaaaaaattttttaaaagccttataaaataaaatggagagatgAAGGTTGAATAATACGATTTCTAGACGTAGCgaaaaaaatcagcagaagaCACAAACCCAAGctacggggtggggtggggggagagcggGACGGCGGAAGGAGACGGTGGGTTTTctcctggagtctgcttggataacagtatttgatttcttaaaaaaagccaactgatattttgatagggattttttaaaattttgtttcttaagtccAGGCTCGGCTGGAAGGATACACAAGATTTCCCATTTCCCATCTCATACCTCCCAAGAAGGATTTAAGTCCACCGCTGGAGAAGTGAATTGCAGAACCCTTCTCCGCCCACCTCTCCCAGTGTAAAGGGGGCAGCACGCTCTCCCCTCCATCCACGCAGGGAGTCAACAGATAAATGCAGAAAAGCCTTATCGCTGAGAGAAGCAACAGCGTCAGAATTGGCTGCCGCGAGAGTGGGCTTTGGGGTGGGTGAGGATTGCTTTTTATTGCatgcctattttctttttaaaaattgtgcgaTATAAGCGACTCACAGaaaagtagaggaagaaaaaaaaatctctgcaggTTAAGGAATAATTATAAAGCCAACACAGGTGTTGCCGCGTCCCACGGCATGCGCAGGCATTACcgtgattttaaaaaagaagggagaaaaaagaaaattcccaaaGGGAACTAGGTTCTCCCCTCACCGGAAGATCCAGCCTAGATCTGAAAGGATAATTTGGAAACCCCTTCCCACACAAGGTCCGATCCCAGACTGGCAAAAGCAGAGGACAGCTAGACCCCCTCCTCTTACTGCAGAGGGCCAAATGGATCCAGCGAGAAATGGCAACAGATCGAGGTTATTTGGAATTCCAGAGGTCACCAGGAGAAGCAGAAGATAACAGTCTTAGAGGTGGCTGACCAGCAGGGTtgccaggtgggggagggaaggcatgGGGCAGGAaacatttgccttttatttaccTGCGAAGGCCCTGGTGAGAAATGCTCTATTTAAGAATATGGGGTtggggagcgcctggctggctcagtcggtagagcacgtgactcttggtcTCCGGATTGTGggtccaagccccatgttggggtgagattacttaaaaacaaacaaaaacctggggTTGGAACAGCAGGAGATTTAAAATTAGGGAAGATAaaattagcaaaaacaaaaccgaGGGAGAAGTAGGGGACGGAGGTGCAAGGGATGGGTTGGGCACAGTAAGGCCAAGAACTGGGATACCCACTAATACACcaaaaataggaagaagataGATGGAGTTCATTCAAACTGCTAGCGACATTTTGGCTTCCAACTTGTACAGCGATTACAGGTCTAATAACAATGGGTTTAATTTTAACTTGCTATATGTTTATCAAAATACCCCTAAAGTGTTGAAAAAGAAGACTAGTGCTGGAGAAGTGGTTTAGACTGGATTAGATTGCAAGGCAGTTAATACCAAGGATTCCAGAGCCAGATGCCTGATTTGAATATGAGCCTCAGCTCTTATGTGACTATTTGACCTTGAGAAATGACAAGgactctgtgccttagtttttcCGTCTGTAAGAGGGGCATGGTAGCAATAGTACCTACTTTTCATAAGGCTGTTCACTAATTTTACACATACTTAGTAGACACTGTGTACCAGGTGTTGTTATAGGCACTGGAAATAAtgctgtgaacaaaacagacaccaGGGAAGACAGATAAAAAACGATATAGTGAGTAAATTATATGTTAGAAGGTAGTAAATGCCATAGAGAAGCagggcaggggttggggtgggggtgtttgcaattttaaataagaggtatctaggggtgcctgggtggctcagttcattaaggggctgcctttggctcaggtcatgatcccggagtcctgggatcaagccccaatgttgggctccctgctcagcggggatctgcttctccctttgccccccccccgtGTTGTCTcgcttgctttcttctctctcaaatgaataaatttaaaaattctttaattaaaaaaaatgaggagggggcgcctgggtggcacagcggttaagcgtctgtctttggctcagggcgtgatcccggcgttctggaatcgagccccacatcgggctcctccgctaagagcctgcttcttcctctcccactccccctgcttgtgttccctctctcactggctgtctctgtctctgtaaaataaatataaaatctttaaaaaaaaaatgaggaggtCTGGGAGAGCCTGGCTGAGAGGGGAATACCTGAGAAAACCtcaaggaggggagagagggagctaCATGGACTTCTTAGGGAGTGTTTCAAGCAGAGGGAACATCCAGTGCAAAGGTCCAGAGGCTGGAATGTGCCTGATGTGGGTAGggaagagcaaggaggccagtgtgtctgtagtggggtgggcagtggggaagAAAGAGTGATGAGTCAGAGAGGTGACAGGACCAGATTGTGCAGGGCTTCCTGGACTGTGGTGAGGAGGACAGGGCCATGGGTATgttctgagcagaggagagacACGATCCGCCTTGGGTTTTGTAGTTGGTTGAATGGTGGCCTCAAAAAAGGCATGTCCAACATGGCCATAATCTCTGGAACTTGCACATGTGAACTTaattggaaaaagggtctttgtagatgtaattaaattaaggattttgagatgatatcatcctggattacctgggtgggcCTGAAATCCAACGACAAGTGTCtctaagagacagaagagaagatacAGAGACCACATGACCAGGGAGGCAGAGCCACCAGAATGTGGGAGAGGCAGGAATCCCCCAGGGCCTCAGGAGGGGGCatggccctgccagcaccttgacttTGGATAGCTGGCCTCCGGTGCTGTGGTGCGGTGAGAATAAGTTTCGTTTGTCTTAAGCCACCCCGTTTATGGTGATTCATTATAGCAGCCACAGGGAACGAATACAGGTGTTTGCAGGCTCCCTCTGGCGGCGtgggggatgtgtgtgtgtgtgtgtgtgtgtgtgtgtgtgtgtgtgtgctgaacTTATAAATCTGAGAAGTGACTCCTTTGAACTAAAGGAATTAATACCTATCAAGTGTATAGAATGGACATGCAAGAGGTTCTCATAAATATGATTGTAtcacagccaaaaaaaaaaagaaaaagaaaaaagaaaaaaaaaaaaggcacctttcccccccttcccctgccacccccaagGCAAGATGCTTGCTTTCCATTGTAGGCCTttagttactttttctttttttttaaatgcacataggACTTGTGTGGAAATTAAATTATGAGGCTCAGACTCCTAGCTGGGgtgccccttcctccacatcaCAGTCTCCAGAAAAAGACTATGGCCTCAGCTGGAGAAGTACCCAGCATCCCCATCTCCCCAGgtccctgggtgggggtggggggtgcagggcagggtgAGAGCGACGGTAGGCACGGGCTGCTGGACTGCCAGAGCCAAGCTGACAGGTGCTGCCATTTCCCTCAGCTCAGCTCCTGAGTTCCCAGTAACCTAGAACCCCCACGGGGCTCCAGGGCAATGCCCAGGCTGGTCCTTATGCTCTGTTTCCTTGGTCGTGGGATGCATCTCCGCCAGCAAGTGTGTCCCTCCCAGCCGAGAGGATAGCCCCAGCCCCTTGGCTTCTGCCCTGCCTGCCTTGGGGTGTGACACCGCAGCCCACAGAAAAGGAGGAACCAAAACCCACGGGGTTTCTGAGACACGTGCTGGGTCACAGGTTCCTGAACACCCCTCCGTTGGGTGGAGGCGGGAGGTTTGATCCCTCCTTTATAGGCAGGGCTTTAGATGGCAGAATCCAGGGTTCAACTCCCACCTGTCATTCTTACTCAGTGACCTCAGGCATGGGGCTTTATTTCTCTGAGCCCTGCTGGCCAGTCTATAGAATGGGGATCATCTCATACTCAGCTCGGGATCTCTGAATAGTTTAAGGGGGTGGGTCTCAGAGTCCCACCACCCGGCATCCAGATCTCAGCCATGTGTTTCCGGGAATAGAggctcccttctctgagccttactttCAACCTCAGACCGATAGGGAGACGAACACATCAACCTCACATTTGCTGGGAAGAGTCAATGAAGCCATCCATGGCAGAGAGGCAGACTAGCAAAGCCCCCAAACGAGCTTGCTGGTGAGATCTGTGTGTCCCCTAGTACTCTGTACATACTTTTATTACAAAAAGACTTATGCGTCCCTTAAAAAAGCTagtctgtgttttgtttatttctctacTCCCTGGTGCCCAGCACATCATAACCACTCCATAAGTGTTtgttgaaaacagaagaaatggagCAGCAGAATGGAAACCTTGGAGAAAAGACTTTCATAGAGGTCTCTCTAGACCTAGTGACATTTGCTTAGACACAATGATAACCGGCATGTGCTCTAAGCCGAGAGCGGATGGGTAGTTGCCGATTATGGCCTTTTTTTGCCTGAGAGTTAAGTTCAAGGTCAATTTAAGGTTGATTCGAGCCATCCGAGACAGCTGCTGAAGCACCAGACAGACTACACCACAGGAAACATTTACGAACCTATGGACCTTTCATATGGTCCAAAACAGAAATGTGTTTAAAAGGAGCTGATTTTCACTTGATTGTCCAGACCTTTTGGACTGAACAATCAGTTGTTTGAGGTCAAGTctacagaaaacagaacagagcacTGGTTTTGTAAactttggttggttggttggtttttagcGGTAGAACCTTTATTTCAAAGGACCCCTAGAAGATGCCCTTCCTAGGGAGAGAAGATGCTTGGTCTGGAAAACAATTAAATgggtaaaaacaacaacaacaaaaaaccccaccaaaaacaaaaccaacaaaaccacaatgaaaaaacCACATTGTGATTGGTGAATACTTCGGAGTTGGAACTAAACAATTTAAGCTGTTTCATCCCTGCTTAAAAcccctctgtggctccccactgccctcagaGCAAAGGGCAAACTTCTCACTATATCCTCTAGGGCCCAAAGCTGTCTCCAGCTCTCATCTCTTCCCTGAACTTCAGCTTTGGAAGTCCCATGGCCTTCTAGAAGCTTCTCCTCAGGGGTTCCCAAGGTCAGCTGTCTTATCCATCCCACAGGTCTCAGTCTGTGTGCCACCTTCTCCAGAAAGCCCTCCCTGATTGCCCCAAAGCCCTGGGCCTCACCCTGGACCCTCCACAACTTGTCCACTTGACCTCCTGAGGGTCTCTCCCAcacacctctttttttctcccttccacaGCCTCAACCTGCCCTCTCCCACCTGGGTCCTCACTCCTATCACCTCCCTTGGCTCCCAACCTCCACCCAACCCTCCTAGTCCCCCCTCCATCTGAGTCAAACTCATCCCTCTCCTGCTCAAAAACCTCTCTAGGCCCCCCGCCAGCCCCTGGGGTCCTCAGGACAAAGTCTCAGCTCCTCACTGTGGTTCCCAGAGCTCTGAAGGATCTCCCCTTAATAACCTCTTCTGCTTACTGTCTCACCATCCTTTATATCCCATCCATATTTAAtatctttcagttccttgaactGAAACCACACCTTTACCACCAAACACTCCCACAGCTGCTGCTCCTGCCCAGCacacctttctcttctcttcgTGTCACTCATTCCTATCAGctcctgtgccccctcccccaggaagcccttCCTGACTCCTGGGCTGGTCCAGATCCCCCCCTTTTGGGTTCCAGCAATCCCTGGGCTTCTCCATCCCAGCCCTGACCCTTCTGCCTATGCTTCCCCAATCTCAGCCCTCCGGAGGGCTGGCACTACCTGGTGAGTAGTCTGCCCCACTGGACTGTGAAACCCATGTGGGCAGCGTGGGGCTGTTTGTCACTGCTGTGTGCCCAGTACCACCCAGCACAGGGACTGTTCACAGCAGCGccccattcattcatctgttaattCAACTAGTATTTGTTCAGTGACTACTTGCTGGTAAGGCCTGTGTAGACCCTGGGAATACAgcacaagacagaaaaaaacaaaaacaaaaacaaaacccaaaatcctGGTAAAGATGACACTCTTTTGGGGGAGACAATAGATAGAGGAGTGAAACATACAGTACGTGccttggggaaaaataaagcaggggaggggcagagtggcgTCATGATAGAAAATGGTTGATGTCTCAGCTCAAAAATAACACCATGTCACTGCATATCTGGGGGCAAAGCATTGTTAGCCCCGCTTTTCAGATGAGGCAGTAGGGGTCGGGGACATCTCTGCTCAGGTTGTATGGTATCAGTTTGTCGGTATGGAATTTGAGCCCAGAGCTCAGTTCTGTTCCGGGACACTATGATGTTGAACCAACTCATGAACATAAAATAAGGCAGAATGTCTTTTCcttgccccgccccctcccccgaaGAGAGCAGAGCTCCTTGCTTACTGAGCCAAGTGCTGCTGGAAGCACCTTATGTATTTAATTTCTCACACCGGTCCCTTTCTTAGCCCTGTATAACAGGTAAGGAAACTAAAGAACCAGAGAGGTCAAGTCTTGGGCACAAAAGGACACAGCTAGGaaatggtggagccaggatttgatccCGAGCTGTCCCAGGTGTAGACAGCTGCCTCTCCTGTTGTTTATCATCTGTAGATCTATGTGGCTGCccgccacccctccctgccctgcccccaatAGCACCTGAACCCAGAGGTGGCACTGGCTTCTCACAAACACTCCCaatgtctcc
It contains:
- the PLD3 gene encoding 5'-3' exonuclease PLD3 isoform X1, whose amino-acid sequence is MKPKLMYQELKVPAEEPASELPMNEIEAWKAAEKKARWVLLVLILAVVGFGALMTQLFLWEYGDLHLFGPNQRPAPCYDPCEAVLVESIPEGLDFPNASTGNPSTSQAWLGLLAGAHSSLDIASFYWTLTNNDTHTQEPSAQQGEEVLRQLQTLAPQGVKVRITVSKPNGPQPQADLQALLQSGAQVRMVDMQKLTHGVLHTKFWVVDQTHFYIGSANMDWRSLTQVKELGVVMYNCSCLARDLTKIFEAYWYLGQPGSSIPATWPRPYDTRYNQETPMEICLNGTPALAYLASAPPPLCPSGRTPDLKALLNVVDNARSFIYVAVMNYLPTMEFSHPHRFWPAIDDGLRRAAYERGVKVRLLISCWGHSEPSMRAFLLSLAALRDNHTHSDIQVKLLVVPADESQARIPYARVSHNKYMVTERATYIGTSNWSGSYFTETAGTSLLVTQNGRGGLRSQLEAVFLRDWDSPYSHDLDTSADSVGNTCRLL
- the PLD3 gene encoding 5'-3' exonuclease PLD3 isoform X2, whose protein sequence is MKPKLMYQELKVPAEEPASELPMNEIEAWKAAEKKARWVLLVLILAVVGFGALMTQLFLWEYGDLHLFGPNQRPAPCYDPCEAVLVESIPEGLDFPNASTGNPSTSQAWLGLLAGAHSSLDIASFYWTLTNNDTHTQEPSAQQVKELGVVMYNCSCLARDLTKIFEAYWYLGQPGSSIPATWPRPYDTRYNQETPMEICLNGTPALAYLASAPPPLCPSGRTPDLKALLNVVDNARSFIYVAVMNYLPTMEFSHPHRFWPAIDDGLRRAAYERGVKVRLLISCWGHSEPSMRAFLLSLAALRDNHTHSDIQVKLLVVPADESQARIPYARVSHNKYMVTERATYIGTSNWSGSYFTETAGTSLLVTQNGRGGLRSQLEAVFLRDWDSPYSHDLDTSADSVGNTCRLL